The following is a genomic window from Bacteroidia bacterium.
AACACGACCACGAGCGCCAGCGCATTCGGCACACGCTTGGTCCGTAGAAACAACACGACCGGCTTGAAGATGTAGGACAGCAGCACCGCAATAACCAGCGGCAGCACAACGGACTGCATCCATACCAGCACACCGCCGAGAGCGATGAGCACCAGAATGCCCAGAAAAACCGTCGCAATTTTCCGATCCTTGTCCGCCATGTACGCACCAGTGTCAATGATGAATGGTGCAAAATAGAAAAGACAGAGGAACTGCGAAATAGCGGAGGAGACATTCCTCCGTATATTGCGAAAGACACATCGGAGTCCTGTATGCCCGCCTGCATCCCCGACACAGAGAACGCCTCCCCGGTTACCCCACGTTGGCACCTGACCGCCGTATGGACACGGTGTGTCGTCTGCGCGATCTGTCTGCTTTCGGCGACGGAGACGCTTCATTCGCAGACCGCGGAAGACAGCCTGAAATTCGAATACTTCCCCTTTGCGCTGTACGACACCGACGTGGGCTTCGGTGCGGGAGCCAATGCCGTGCTGCGCAGCGCTCTCGGGAGCAGGGAGCGTTTCGAGCTGATGCTCTTCGCAAGCAGCAAGGGCGAACGCCTCCTGCGGCTGGACTTCTCGATGGAAGCGGAGGAATTACGCCAGGGGACCGAGTACGACTTCGCCGTGGATCTGCGCTTCGAATACGACAAAATGATACAGACCAGCTTTTTCGGCACCGGCAGCGGCTCGCGCTACGAGGACAAGGAAAGCTACGTGCACGAGCCCGTACTGCTGCAGGCCGTATTCAGCCGCGGCTTTACACCCACACTCGTCGCGCAGTTGCAGATGAAATTCAAACGCATGTGGTCCTACGGCTTCGAGGAAACAAGTCGGCTGCGCGACCGCGCGGACAACGCCACCACATCGGACCTCTCCTCGCTCGCCTTGCGGGTGCGTCACGACACACGCGACAACACCTTGCACACCAGCGCGGGACATGTGTTGCAGGGCGAGGTCGAGCAGGCGCTGTCGCTGACGCGGCATGGCAGTGTCTGGACACGACTCGGCGTCACCGCGCATTGGTATCGAATGCTTGCGGGCATGGTATTTGCAACGCGCGGCATGCTGCAGCACATCACCGGCGACGCGGTACCGGTGCAGCAGATGCTGGCGGTGGGCGGGAACAGGACGCTGCGGGGTCAGCCGGAGAACCGCTTTCTCGATCGCGCCTCCGCCGTAGGCAATGCCGAACTGCGCATCCCGCTCTATCGGCGTCTTGGCCTGCTGTTGGGCGTGGACGCGGGAGCCGTGAGCGCGACTCTGCCCGGGGTGCTCGATGCCCGATGGTCCGCGGCACCCGTCATCGGATTGCGTTTCGCCTTCGACACCTTTATTGTGCGCGGCGACGTGGGCCGGAGCAGCGACGCGGTGGGAGTGTACTTCAATGTGGGGCAAGTGTTTTGAGCGGAGCGGAGAGCATAGAGCAGAGAGATTATCCGTGCCGAGTAACGCAATCCGCAAGAAGGATTGACGGTGGTTATTTTGTGTATAACTCGTACGCCCGGGCTGTACACACACTCTTCCGGCTCAACACCGCGCTGTGGACGTCGGGATTGTATGTTGTCAAACATATACTCGGCGCGGAAGTACTGACGCAAAAACTGTTGTTGACTCACTAGACAGGCCATGGAGCGCACTATGCATACATACAGACAATTCACACTCTCCGCGGCACTGGCATACTTCGTCGTAGTCGCCGCGATCTACCTTCTCATTCCCACCCCGCTGCCCGCCCAGGAGGCGGGCGGCGGCGGGCAGCCGCCGGAGATTATGCTGGGTGAAATGAAGGAGATTGCTCGCGTCCGGCCGCAAAACCATCCGGGTCTGGGACGATGGTCGGCCGAATTGGGGGATATCAATGGTGATGGATACGACGACTTTGCGGTGAGTAGTTATTTCGACACAACCTTCGTTTTTTTAGGCGGAGACACCGTAGGGTGGCTGCCATTGACGTTTCTCCTGGGTGGTTGTGCCGGCCTCCGCGCGGCAGATGTAAACGGAGACGGTCTCATCGATATCGTAACATCTGAATGTACCGACCTTCATCCTGGTCCGCTTGGTCGACCGCCTGGACGAATTCGTTTCTACCTCAACAAGGGCAGAGATGCATATTTTTCTGATCCTCCCGACTTTGTCCTCGAAGGGAATGCGGTTAGTAGTGGATATTGGGGAGATAATTTACATGGGAAGCGTCAGAGTATCGAGCTTATTGACTTCAATGGAGATGATCAGATTGACCTGCTCTATCCTTTTGCGCACTGGGAAACATACCTCTCGGGGTATGCACTCCGCACGACTCTCGATCCAAAAATCCCTGCAAAAGGTTTCGCATTTTACAATTATTGGATGTCTCCCGTTTTCAGACCATGGTGGCAGCATTTGGTCGGTGATATCAATGGAGACGGCAGAACGGATGTTATGATCTGGAACATTAATGACAGAAACCTTCGGGATACGATCCGCGCATGGGATATTTTCCTTGGCCGTGCGAACGTACAGTATGCGCCTGCCGAGTTTAAGTTGCGCAGCGACAGTAGCTGGTATTTCGACATGTACTACCCAGCTATCGCGGATATAAATAACGATGGCTGCGCCGATATTTTCTCGAATCAGTTATCACATGAATACGGCAATCTGCCATTCTTTCGCGGACGAAGGGAATTGGCGAGTATCGAACCAGATGATTCACTGATGAATCCGAACTCCTCAACCTACCAGCACGTTGTTTCCGTCAATCCGGTTGGAGATATAAATGGTGATGGCACTAATGATATTATGGTGGGATACACTCGTAATCCGTATCAGAAGACCACCGCGTTCTATTGCTATCCCAACAGACAAGGATCCCTGTACCGGTTCAGCACGGGTGGTTTCGCTGTCGATACCGATTGGCATCATGTCGATGTAACACAAGTATTTCCCGCAGGCGACGTCAATGGAGATGGTTATGACGACGTTCTGGTCTTGGCTCGTGGTTGGTCCCTCGCGAGTAAAAACGGTTTTATAGTTTTTTCCGGGAGTCCTAAACTGCTGGGTGTATCCCCGCCGGCCTTGCCGCCCGGTCCGGAACTGGAGGTCTATCCCAATCCCGTGCATGCGGGCAGCGGCGAGCTGCACATACGCCTCACAGCCCAAGTTGCGGAACAGAGCACACTCGAGATCCACGACATCACCGGCCGCCGCGTGTACAGCAGGCAGCACACGCTCGTACCCGGCGCGCAGCAGATCACAATACAGGATGTGACGCTGCAGCCCGGCTATTACACCATCGTACTCACGGGCAGCACGCGCAGCGCGGCGGGGGTGGTGTGTCACTGATTTACGCAGAATTTGCAGAACGCTGACCGCGGAGCGCAGAACAAGCAAAAAAAGCAGAATTCGCAGAAATAGTATTGACTAAACGAGTACGGAAAGCGAAGACGAGAGCATGTCCGGGCCGGATGGCCAAATCTGAAAAAGTGCCCAGCGGCGGTTATCGCACGCTCCATGGACACGATTCCAGATCACATTCTTTTCTGCGCATTCTGTCTTTTCTGCGAATTCTGCGTTCCGAAGGGGAGGGGAATTAACGCAAAGACGCCAAGGCGCAAAGACGCAGAGGGAAGCTCTTTTTTCTGCGTGTTCTGTCTATTCTGCGTGTTCTGCGTTCCGTGTTCCGCATTCCGCTGGGGAGGGGAATTAACGCAAAGACGCCAAGGCGCAAAGACGCAGAGTGAAGCTCTTTTTTCTGCGTGTTCTGTCTATTCTGCGTGTTCTGCGTTCCGTGTTCCGCATTCCGCTGGGGAGGGGAATTAACGCAAAGACGCCAAGGCGCAAAGACGCAGAGTGAAGCTCTTTTTTCTGCGTGTTCTGTCTATTCTGCGTGTTCTGCGTTCCGTGCTCTGCGTTCCGTGTTCCGCGTTCCGCTGGGGAGGGGAATTAACGCAAAGACGCCAAGGCGCAAAGACGCAGAGGGAAGCTCTTTTTTCTGCGTGTTCTGTCTATTCTGCGTGTTCTGCGTTCCGTGTTCTGCGTTCCGTGTTCTGCGTTCCGTGTTCTGCGTTCCGTGTTCTGCGTTCCGTGTTCTGCGTTCCGTGTTCTGCGTTCCGTGTTCTGCGTTCCGTGTTTTTGCTTTTCTGTGTTTTCTGCAAATTCTGTGGTCAGATTTGCGTGGCGCGGATTTTTACTTTTTTCTCGACGGACTCGCTCTCGCCTTCGCGCAGTTCTTCCATGTGACTCTTCACATCTTCCATGATGCCACGCAGGGATTCGTTCACATTGTCGAGTTCAAGCTCTTTGCCATCGATGATGATGCGCATTTTACGCATGCCCTCTTTCATTTCGTCCATATCGATATCGATGTCGATATCCTTGAGGACGTCTTCATAGCGTTTGAGAGCGTCTTCGTACTGATCGTCGGCGCCGTCGGAGCGGAAACGGAACACGCCGCCCAGACCGGGTGCGCCGTGGAAGCTCAGGTCCTTTTCCGGCTCCTTCGCGGTAAGTTCGATGGTCTGCTTCGCGCCTTTGCGGATAATGTTCACGGGGATTTTCTCGCCCGCGTCGTAGGCACCGAGCACACTGCGGAAATCGCTGACGGTGACGACGGTTTTCTTTCCGGCGCGGAGAATCACATCGCCGGCTTTGAAGCCCGCCTTGGCGGCGTCGCTGTTTTCATCCACTTTCTCGACGAGCACACCTTTGCCGTCCGGCGCACCGAAATACTCCCCGAGTTGTTTGTTCAGTGTACTGAGGGAGAGCCCATAGCTTGCGGACTTACCGTGCCAGAGCATAGGAGCCGACGGCGGCAGAGGCGAGCGCGGCGCGCGTGGTGCGCGTATACTGCGGCGTACGACGCGCTTCTCTTCATCGCGTGACGGAGACTCGGCCAGTTCCACATTCACGGTGCTCTTTTTGCCGTCGCGCAGAGTTGTGAGAGCGATGCTGCTGCCCGGAGTGGCTTCGCGCACCGCATCCATCAGGGCTTCTGCGGTTGTAATATCCTTGCTCCCGAACGCGGTGATGACATCGCCTTTTTTCAGACCGGCCTTCTCGGCGGGACTGTCTTTCACCACTCCCTCCACCACGGCGCCGTTGTTGGCATTTTCCCTGATTTCGGTTTTGCCGTCGCTCTCGATTTCGATTTTCTCCACCTTGAGGCGCACGCCCAGCCAGGCGCCGGTCTTTTTTTCCTTGCCGGCGATGGACTGCGCATCGGCCTGCACATGAATGAACGACGCGGCAAGCATGAGTATCAGCATAGCGGCGAAAAAGCTGTTGATCCTTTTCATGAATAGCTCCAATTTCTTTATGTGACTCGCATTCAGGAAGCTTTAGACGGAAGCCGGGCCGTAATGTTCCAGGCCATCCCGCGATCTGAGTAATGCACAAGGATTTTTGACGGATGCCGGCGAACGTCCGGACACTTCCATCGCAGACGACGTTTGCCCCTGACTCCTGCGTGTGCAATATTTCCTTCTTCATGTAAAAGAATCGTGATTCAGACACTGCCAGGCACCGAAACGGATCGTTCGCATTTCTCACATTTTCACGTAATTCGTACAAGGACATGTTGCGAGCAACCCGATGACCATGAAACGCAACTTCAGCCCCTGCGAAATAATCGTCCACCGCAAGGCAACCCTTTTTCCACTCCGTGCGTCAAAGCTTCCGTGTGGTAGCCATGAGCGCGGAATACATCCATAGTGCCATCGAGGAAACTCTCATGATCGAGGAGCAGAACGCCCCGGGCACGGGCGAATACGCGCTTGTTGAGCGTTGCCGGGACGGCGACATTCTGGCGTTCAAGGCGCTGTACGAGCGCTACCGACGTCCGCTGTATTCACTCGCCTGCCGCTTTCACGGCAATACGCAGGATGCCGAAGATAGCCTGCAGGAGGCTTTCATACGCATTTACAAGGCGCTGCCGGAATTCCGCTTTGAGTCCCGTCTGGAAACCTGGCTGTATCGCGTGGTAATGAACACCTGCATCAGCGGCACTCGCGCGAAGCGCAATCGTGAAGAGCGGTTGGATCCGGGAATCGCAGACAACCTGCACTCCGGCAACAGTGCGGAGCCCGACGCGCTGCTGCGCGACATTCTGGAGCAGGCTATCGGACGGCTGCCGCAGCAACAACGCGCCGTGTTTCTGCTGCACGCGGTACACGGACAGACGCATACGGACATCGCCGACACGCTGAGCATCAGCGTCGGCACGTCGAAATCCCAGTATCACAAGGCAAAAGAAACATTAAAGGAACGACTGGCGGATTACGGAATCGAGCGATCGGAGATGTTGACATGACAAGCGAACGACAGGACAACGAAGAGCGCGACGAGCTGGAGCGCCTTGCCTCGTCCCTGCACGGCATGGATCCACCGGACACACTGTGGCAGCGCATTGAAAGCGACCTCCGCGAAATGCAACAGCGCGACGCCGAGAAGCGGGACCGGAGCGTGCTCGAACACATCGGGCGTCTTTTCCGGCGTCCCGCGCTGCGCTTTGCCGTCTACGCCCTGCTGCTTCTGAGCGGTTCGGGCATGGGCTGGTATCTGTTGCAGGATTACGGCGAGCGGCATGCACTGTTTTCGGCGTCCGAAACAGAGAGTTCCGGCGACATCTTGCAGGATGCGAAGGCGGACATCGAACAGGCAATGTTTTACTATGAACGCGCAATCGAGAAGTTGTCGGTTGCGGCGCGGGAGCGCGAGAACGAGCTCGATCCGGAGTTCGTCGCACTGCAGAAGGAAAAAATCCGTCTCCTGCGCGAATCCATCGACGAATGCAAAACGACGTTGCGCGATAACGGATTGCACCCGCGCGTGCAGCACTATCTGCTCGCGGCATACAGCGACCTGCAGTCCACTCTGCAGGAAATGCTGGCGCAGCAGCAATAAAAGGAGCGCCTGACATGAAACGAACAGCATGCATATTCATCACACTGCTGCTTGCGGCCGCGCTGCCACTCGCAGCCCAGAAACATGAACGCCTGGTGAAACAGCGCTTCCAGACCCCCGCGGATCCCGAAGTGACTGTGGACGTGCGCTTCGGCGACGTCACGGTCACGCAGTCCGAAGACAACGCGGTGGACGCAATGGTGCGCGTTGCGGTGAGCAAGGGCTCGAAGGAGGATGCGAAGCGTCTCGCGGAGAGCGTCACCGTGGATCTGCGCCAGGAAGGCAACCGCGTGCTGGTGCGCGCCGGTCTCCCGAAAAAGCAGGGCGGCATGGACAACAGCAACCTTGAAATCAACGTCACCGTTTCCGTACCATCGCGCGCACGTCTGCTTTGCGAAACCAAGTTCGGCGACGTACGCGCCAGCGGCGTGCAGGGACGCGTGAAAGTCGTGAGTAGCTTCGGCGATGTCGAAGTGACCCGATGCTCCAATGTGGAGGTGTACTCCTCCTACGGCGAAGTGTCCGTCGGTGACATTGGCGGCAGCATGCGGCTGAAGTCCTCCATGGGCGGCATCAAGGCATTCAGCGTGCCGGGTGGACGCATCGAATCGTCCTACGGTGATCTGAACGTGACGCGTCCCGCCGGTCCGGTAGAAATCACCTCATCCATGGGGGAGATTACCGTGAAAGAATGCCGCGGCGGAGCAATCAAGAACGCCTACGGCGATGTGGATATCACGCTCTCGTCCGCGTTCAGCGGTACGGTGGAAGCTGAAACATCGTTTGGGGACATCGACGGCGACGTAGATTTCGATGATCTCGGGAAAAAGAACAAATACGGGCCCACGGCCGAAAAAAAGCGCGCGACCATGGGTAGCGGCAACGATCGCCTGCAGATCAACAGCAGTTTCGGCGACATCACGGTCGAAAGGGCACGATAGACAAGAATCATCGCCGCCCGGGAGAACCGTGCGTGGCGATTGCGGCAGACATTTTCACAGGACGGGTGCGGCTTGCCGTGCCCGTTTTTCATTATCGAGGGAAGAACCGACGGAAAGTTTTCGCGCAGACTCGCAACAAATCGGTCCACGATCCGTACACCGGTTGTTGGACCCGCCAGTCCATTCTTCGTCGTCATCAATCTGGAGTATACCCGCATGAAACGTACAGTTTTCGCATCATTGTTGATGCTCGTCTGTCTTGTTCATTTTTCCCCGGCACAGAATGTGTATGGAGAAATGAAGCTCACGTTTGACCGGGGATATCTTTTCGCATCGTCCACTATGCCCGACGGGAGCGACGCATGGTTTGCCGTGGATCTCGCGGTTGCCACCACCAGCGTGAGCAAAGCCTGGCTGGGTGACAGGGCGCGGATTCAGAAATATCAGGGTCGCGCCGACATGGAAGAGGTTCGCAGCTACTTTGCGCTGGGCGGCGTCGGATTTTCAGGTGATGTCGCCGGCAAGGCGACCCTGCCGAAACTCACACTCGGAGGGCTGATATTCCCTGACGCCAATGTCGCGGTTCTGGAGCAGACACCGGAAATCGCCGGACGCCGCATAGCCGGCATTATCGGGACGGATCTGCTGCGTCGCGCGGAGATCGCGGTATTCTACTACGGCGCGAAGCCGCGCTTATTGCTTAAAAGCAAGGGCGGCTCCACAGCGGGGTCCGTGGAGCTTCCGATGAAGGTTGTGAACGGGTATGCGTTTGTTCAGGGATCGATCAACAATACCGCCGTGGACGTATTGCTGGACACCGGATCGCCGGAATCCTGGTTCCCGGTCAAAACCTTGCGACTGATCGGCGCTTCCGCAACACCGAACTCCACTCGTGAGCTGCAGACCCTGGATGGGCATGCACTGAAGGTTCGCGGCTCCAACGTGCAGGACATCACATTCGGAGCGTCAAGCTTCGGGAAGCAGAGCTTCGGGATCGCGGAGCTTGGGGTGTTCTCGCAGATTCCCGAGAACCTCGTACCCGTGCTGCTCGGAAACAGCTTTTTCTCGACGCTCGACTATGTGGAAATCAATTTCGCCGATAACGTGGTGAGGCTGAAGGCTTCGTGAGCTTCGACTCCCTCTCTCGTTGATCAACAGAGGCCGCGGGGAACCGCGGCTTCTGTTTTTTTCGCATTCCGCAACCCGCTGTTTCCCTTCCTCACTCCCGTTCGTCCCTCCTTCCACATGTCCTTCTCCCTGTGCGACGCCGCAGCTTCCCCGTTTTCCATACTTCTGGCAACGGGACTCCGCCTCGCACTCCCCGGCCAATCACTGGCGCAGTTCCTGAACACAGATCGAATGCAGACCTCATAAAGAGCTAACACACGGGATCTAGTTTTGAGAATGCAACCGGATGACCCTCAGGTCAGGGCCAAAGGAAGCATTTATTCAATTCCAACTCGAATGCTACACCGTACCATTCCATTATGAACAGTGACATGAGGACCTCATGAAACATGTGACGTTATGTATTCTCGCACTTGCCATGCTGGCAGAGATAAGCGCGGCGCAATCTGTCGGCACGATTCGCGGCAGGATCAGCGACGAAGGCACCATGCCGTTGGCAGGAGCGAATATTTTCATTCGCGAACTCCGCATCGGAACCGCCGCAGACGACAACGGTGGTTTTACCCTGCTGCGCGTACCCGCCGGAACACATCAGGTAGCGGTCTCCTACATCGGGTATCGACCTGAGACCGTGGCTGTCGACGTCAAGGCGGGGCAAACCGTCGTGCTGAATATTCGTATGCAATCCGGCGTTATCGTCGGGGAGGAGGTCGTCGTGCTTGGTGAGCGTCTGAAGGGGCAGGCGAAAAGTCTCAGTCAGCAACGCAGCAATCCGAACATCACGAACATCATTTCCAGCGATCAGGTCGGTCGCTTCCCGGATGCGAATATCGGCGACGCGTTGAAGCGTGTTCCCGCCATTACCGTGAATTACGATCAGGGCGAGGCGCGTTTTGCGAATATTCGCGGAACCGAACCCCGCCTGAATTCAGTCATGATTAACGGCGAGCGCATCCCCTCCGCCGAGGGAGAGCGTCGCGCAGTGCAGGTGGATCTGATTCCCTCCGACGCTGTGCAGTCCATCGAAGTCAACAAAGCGGTGACACCGGACATGGATGCCGATGCCATCGGGGGGTCGGTCAATCTGATCACGCGCGGAACACCGAACCGCCTGCGCCTTTCCGCCACGCTGGGCAGCGGCTACAACATGCTTTCCGAAAAGGCGATGTGGACGGGATCGGCAGTGGCGGGTACGCGACTGCTGGACAGCAAGCTCGGTATCACGCTCAGCGGTTCGTATCATGACCATCATCTCGGATCGGACAACACCGAAGGGATCTGGAGCAAAGACGATGACGGGAACGTGTTCGCCGAGGAGTGGGAAGTCCGCGCGTACGATGTGCATCGTATCCGCCGCAGCGTCTCGTCCGCGCTGGATTTCCGTCTGGATGCCTCAAACACTCTCTATGCCAGTGCCATGTACAATCATCGGGACGACTGGGAGAACCGCTTGCGTTTGCGCTACCGACTGGAGCCCACGGATGCCAGCGGCATTTCCCAATCGACGGAAATCCGTCGGCAGGTAAAGGGAGGAATCAACAACGACATCAATGACAATGCCCGGCTTGAGGATCAGAGAGCATGGACGGCCTCGTTGGGTGGTGACCATGTGTTCGCAAACCTGATCAAGGCAAACTGGTCCGTCGCATGGTCGAAAGCCAGCGAGGACAGACCCAATGAGCGATATCTGGGCTGGCGCGTACGCCGCGTTCCGGTGCGCATGGACCTCTCGGATCCCAAGACGCCCTACCCTTCACCCGTGGATGCTTCACTGGTCACCCTCGACAAGTACACGCTGCATGAACTGACGGAAGAACATCAGTATACCGAGGAGAAGGATTTCAATTCCCGTCTGGATCTCGAACTGCCATTACTTACCGCCGGCGATTACAAGAACAGCGTGAAATTTGGCGGGCGGTACAAGGTAAAGGACAAACTGCGTGACAACGAATTCTTTGAATACGAGCCGCTGTCCGGCTTCGACAATCTGGCCTCCGTTGCAAACGCCGATTACACGGACGATGACTTTCTGGCCGGTGACTACCGCATCGGATCCTTCGCGACGCCGGAATTCCTCGGTTCGCTCGATCTCGATAATCCCGCGTTGTTCGAAAAATCCGACGTCCCGGCCGAGTACGCCGCGGCGAATTTCAACGCCAATGAGACGGTGACCGCCGGCTACGTTCAACTCAATCAGAACATCGGCGACAGAATGCATGTCATTGCCGGTGTGCGCCTGGAGCAGACCAAGGTTGACTACAAGGGGTACGAATTTAACGACGACACGGAGGAAATCACCCCGACCGCGGGAACTTCCGACTACAGCAACGTGCTGCCCGGTCTGCATGTGAAGTACGACATCAACGAAAACACGATACTCCGCTTTGCGTGGACGAACACGCTCGCACGGCCGAACTACTATGACATCG
Proteins encoded in this region:
- a CDS encoding BamA/TamA family outer membrane protein, producing MPACIPDTENASPVTPRWHLTAVWTRCVVCAICLLSATETLHSQTAEDSLKFEYFPFALYDTDVGFGAGANAVLRSALGSRERFELMLFASSKGERLLRLDFSMEAEELRQGTEYDFAVDLRFEYDKMIQTSFFGTGSGSRYEDKESYVHEPVLLQAVFSRGFTPTLVAQLQMKFKRMWSYGFEETSRLRDRADNATTSDLSSLALRVRHDTRDNTLHTSAGHVLQGEVEQALSLTRHGSVWTRLGVTAHWYRMLAGMVFATRGMLQHITGDAVPVQQMLAVGGNRTLRGQPENRFLDRASAVGNAELRIPLYRRLGLLLGVDAGAVSATLPGVLDARWSAAPVIGLRFAFDTFIVRGDVGRSSDAVGVYFNVGQVF
- a CDS encoding RNA polymerase sigma factor, which encodes MSAEYIHSAIEETLMIEEQNAPGTGEYALVERCRDGDILAFKALYERYRRPLYSLACRFHGNTQDAEDSLQEAFIRIYKALPEFRFESRLETWLYRVVMNTCISGTRAKRNREERLDPGIADNLHSGNSAEPDALLRDILEQAIGRLPQQQRAVFLLHAVHGQTHTDIADTLSISVGTSKSQYHKAKETLKERLADYGIERSEMLT
- a CDS encoding PDZ domain-containing protein, giving the protein MKRINSFFAAMLILMLAASFIHVQADAQSIAGKEKKTGAWLGVRLKVEKIEIESDGKTEIRENANNGAVVEGVVKDSPAEKAGLKKGDVITAFGSKDITTAEALMDAVREATPGSSIALTTLRDGKKSTVNVELAESPSRDEEKRVVRRSIRAPRAPRSPLPPSAPMLWHGKSASYGLSLSTLNKQLGEYFGAPDGKGVLVEKVDENSDAAKAGFKAGDVILRAGKKTVVTVSDFRSVLGAYDAGEKIPVNIIRKGAKQTIELTAKEPEKDLSFHGAPGLGGVFRFRSDGADDQYEDALKRYEDVLKDIDIDIDMDEMKEGMRKMRIIIDGKELELDNVNESLRGIMEDVKSHMEELREGESESVEKKVKIRATQI
- a CDS encoding aspartyl protease family protein, which codes for MKRTVFASLLMLVCLVHFSPAQNVYGEMKLTFDRGYLFASSTMPDGSDAWFAVDLAVATTSVSKAWLGDRARIQKYQGRADMEEVRSYFALGGVGFSGDVAGKATLPKLTLGGLIFPDANVAVLEQTPEIAGRRIAGIIGTDLLRRAEIAVFYYGAKPRLLLKSKGGSTAGSVELPMKVVNGYAFVQGSINNTAVDVLLDTGSPESWFPVKTLRLIGASATPNSTRELQTLDGHALKVRGSNVQDITFGASSFGKQSFGIAELGVFSQIPENLVPVLLGNSFFSTLDYVEINFADNVVRLKAS
- a CDS encoding TonB-dependent receptor yields the protein MKHVTLCILALAMLAEISAAQSVGTIRGRISDEGTMPLAGANIFIRELRIGTAADDNGGFTLLRVPAGTHQVAVSYIGYRPETVAVDVKAGQTVVLNIRMQSGVIVGEEVVVLGERLKGQAKSLSQQRSNPNITNIISSDQVGRFPDANIGDALKRVPAITVNYDQGEARFANIRGTEPRLNSVMINGERIPSAEGERRAVQVDLIPSDAVQSIEVNKAVTPDMDADAIGGSVNLITRGTPNRLRLSATLGSGYNMLSEKAMWTGSAVAGTRLLDSKLGITLSGSYHDHHLGSDNTEGIWSKDDDGNVFAEEWEVRAYDVHRIRRSVSSALDFRLDASNTLYASAMYNHRDDWENRLRLRYRLEPTDASGISQSTEIRRQVKGGINNDINDNARLEDQRAWTASLGGDHVFANLIKANWSVAWSKASEDRPNERYLGWRVRRVPVRMDLSDPKTPYPSPVDASLVTLDKYTLHELTEEHQYTEEKDFNSRLDLELPLLTAGDYKNSVKFGGRYKVKDKLRDNEFFEYEPLSGFDNLASVANADYTDDDFLAGDYRIGSFATPEFLGSLDLDNPALFEKSDVPAEYAAANFNANETVTAGYVQLNQNIGDRMHVIAGVRLEQTKVDYKGYEFNDDTEEITPTAGTSDYSNVLPGLHVKYDINENTILRFAWTNTLARPNYYDIVPYRNIAVEDEELFLGNSTLKPTTSMNFDVMAEQYFASVGIVSAGVFYKDISDFIYIYNQKGFVDPATGETYNLFQPRNGAKATLTGVEFAFQRQLDFLPGFLSRLGLYTNYTFTSSTTDNPDFGDRDLDLPGAAPHSLNASLTWQDSRFVMGVSFNYTSPYMDPDELDLTPGLERYYDKVTHLDLNASYALTPQLRIFFEANNLLDQPLRYYAGESSRTYQAEYYNRRFSAGVKFDL
- a CDS encoding DUF4097 domain-containing protein yields the protein MKRTACIFITLLLAAALPLAAQKHERLVKQRFQTPADPEVTVDVRFGDVTVTQSEDNAVDAMVRVAVSKGSKEDAKRLAESVTVDLRQEGNRVLVRAGLPKKQGGMDNSNLEINVTVSVPSRARLLCETKFGDVRASGVQGRVKVVSSFGDVEVTRCSNVEVYSSYGEVSVGDIGGSMRLKSSMGGIKAFSVPGGRIESSYGDLNVTRPAGPVEITSSMGEITVKECRGGAIKNAYGDVDITLSSAFSGTVEAETSFGDIDGDVDFDDLGKKNKYGPTAEKKRATMGSGNDRLQINSSFGDITVERAR
- a CDS encoding T9SS type A sorting domain-containing protein, which produces MHTYRQFTLSAALAYFVVVAAIYLLIPTPLPAQEAGGGGQPPEIMLGEMKEIARVRPQNHPGLGRWSAELGDINGDGYDDFAVSSYFDTTFVFLGGDTVGWLPLTFLLGGCAGLRAADVNGDGLIDIVTSECTDLHPGPLGRPPGRIRFYLNKGRDAYFSDPPDFVLEGNAVSSGYWGDNLHGKRQSIELIDFNGDDQIDLLYPFAHWETYLSGYALRTTLDPKIPAKGFAFYNYWMSPVFRPWWQHLVGDINGDGRTDVMIWNINDRNLRDTIRAWDIFLGRANVQYAPAEFKLRSDSSWYFDMYYPAIADINNDGCADIFSNQLSHEYGNLPFFRGRRELASIEPDDSLMNPNSSTYQHVVSVNPVGDINGDGTNDIMVGYTRNPYQKTTAFYCYPNRQGSLYRFSTGGFAVDTDWHHVDVTQVFPAGDVNGDGYDDVLVLARGWSLASKNGFIVFSGSPKLLGVSPPALPPGPELEVYPNPVHAGSGELHIRLTAQVAEQSTLEIHDITGRRVYSRQHTLVPGAQQITIQDVTLQPGYYTIVLTGSTRSAAGVVCH